One stretch of Harmonia axyridis chromosome 1, icHarAxyr1.1, whole genome shotgun sequence DNA includes these proteins:
- the LOC123671624 gene encoding uncharacterized protein LOC123671624, translated as MPNILPHDPRTLLKTYHTIVMVKIGENGHYWHHGLQFSLQKMLTSIQNLPKKISLNISMDGLPIYKSSRSEFWPILFNIHELPEIKPMIIGIYCGKGKPSNLAEYLTPFVEEAKPILSEGLIINGNNTTVKIRCFVCDSPARAFIKGVTNFNSKHGCLKCTTVGEYSHISHTVYFPTIVCEKRTNAGFHAKLYGSHHKQDTPLSLLPIDMVEDFPVSDSLHLIDLGVMKRCLLGWRDGSFGTYKTKWCAKDITDVSHFLEKCKLPSEVHRAVRGLNVLCHWKGSEYHTFLHYLSIVILKDVLPLDVYQHFLNFFCAITICSTKYYVHFLHLAEALLNNYVEYYRDFYGEDYITSNVHNLTHLVDEVRRYGPLTTFNAYPFESRLYQIKNLLRNGNSPLAQVAKRMSEIIQCENESKKYCTSFPVLKSKNDSGFFSKIELKQFSLSADNRNKWFLTHNDDIVAMEYAILINNTPLICGHAVGDNLQEVFEIPIKSSFLNIFKTNNNNQKPLKLYSTTDVKCKMVATKYRDEFFFIPLLHTLHENK; from the exons ATGCCGAACATTCTACCTCATGATCCCAGAACACTTTTGAAAACATATCACACTATTGTTATGGTTAAAATTGGAGAGAATGGCCATTATTGGCACCATGGATTACAATTTTCTTTACAGAAAATGTTGACATCAATTCAAAATCTTCCAAAGAAAATTTCGTTGAATATTAGTATGGATGGTCTTCCCATATACAAAAGCAGTAGAAGTGAATTCTGGCCTATACTTTTCAACATTCATGAACTTCCTGAAATTAAACCCATGATAATAGGTATATATTGTGGTAAGGGAAAACCTTCAAATTTGGCAGAATATTTGACACCATTTGTTGAAGAAGCCAAACCAATACTTTCGGAAGGATTGATAATCAACGGAAACAACACTACTGTTAAAATAAGATGCTTTGTATGTGACTCACCGGCTAGAGCATTCATCAAAg GAGTAACGAACTTCAATAGTAAACATGGATGCCTCAAGTGTACTACAGTTGGAGAATATTCACACATTTCCCATACAGTCTACTTTCCTACGATAGTTTGTGAAAAAAGAACTAATGCTGgatttcatgcaaaattatatGGCTCCCATCATAAACAAGATACCCCTCTAAGTTTACTGCCCATCGATATGGTTGAAGATTTTCCGGTCAGTGATTCTCTTCATCTGATCGATCTGGGTGTCATGAAAAGGTGTTTATTGGGATGGAGAGATggaagttttggtacttataaAACTAAATGGTGTGCGAAAGATATTACTGACGTTTCACATTTTCTTGAGAAATGTAAGCTACCATCTGAAGTTCATAGAGCTGTACGAGGCTTAAATGTTTTATGCCATTGGAAAGGTTCCGAATATCATACTTTTTTACATTATTTAAGTATAGTAATACTTAAGGATGTATTGCCTCTTGATGTGTACCaacattttcttaattttttttgtgctaTAACTATATGCTCAACTAAATATTATGTGCATTTTCTCCATTTGGCTGAAGCATTACTCAATaattatgttgaatattatCGAGATTTTTATGGAGAGGATTATATTACCAGTAATGTTCATAATCTCACTCATTTAGTTGATGAAGTAAGAAGGTATGGACCTTTGACGACTTTCAATGCATACCCTTTCGAAAGTCGActttatcaaataaaaaatttattacgaAATGGAAATTCCCCACTGGCTCAGGTTGCAAAAAGGATGAGTGAAATTATACAATgtgaaaatgaatctaaaaaatATTGCACATCTTTTCCTGTTTTAAAAAGCAAGAACGACTcaggatttttttcaaaaatagaatTGAAACAGTTCTCATTATCGGCAGACAATCGTAATAAATGGTTTCTTACTCACAATGATGATATTGTAGCAATGGAGTATGCCATATTGATAAATAACACTCCTCTCATTTGTGGACATGCTGTAGGTGATAATTTACAAGAAGTTTTTGAAATTCCAATAAAATCATcattcttaaatattttcaaaactaataataataatcaaaagcCATTAAAACTTTATTCAACTACGGATGTTAAGTGCAAAATGGTAGCAACTAAATATagagatgaatttttttttattcctttaTTGCACACTttacatgaaaataaataa
- the LOC123671626 gene encoding uncharacterized protein LOC123671626 isoform X1 — MQDMFKIVQTIERGLKQLTIVPSGWEYNNQLHWPKLGAEKLIRTANSLPEANWFTMACKLKRNHLFNYEIAEEELNRMLENDDTEQEDILEVQTKKRPSVKLPKSISSEHNFNELANKCMLTASLEYSRVKSSKTELDTEVLLPQKTIQQIIPDGLRTEKSSLDAELMEKFESLIINQDIIMNNQKLILEREGHLSYLENIMQLLAKLQTSIDVMASHSINNNCTCNTATQNNNNIDDIFFEPIDSLAVLEKLEAKLANKKEMEDLIQKFSYVCGRKGCGNGTNNCYILVDKIFSRKFMTLCSWAGGAKDPGKEKIPFKFFKNVIGLFFRVVRLSDEDFTLKNCEEFFKAVIRNSTKRNESSMTRTSRSKRRPKSLSYKIKNPKIEESNVMELNELIINEENFLSSYVLVGNEDSTGVTLEEMEQVNGEDSENE; from the exons ATGCAAG ACATGTTCAAGATCGTCCAAACTATCGAAAGGGGCTTGAAACAGCTAACAATTGTTCCTTCGGGATGGGAGTATAATAATCAGCTTCATTGGCCAAAATTAGGGGCTGAGAAGCTGATCAGGACTGCTAATTCCTTACCAGAAGCAAACTGGTTCACAATGGCTTGCAAATTAAAAAGGAACCACTTATTTAACTATGAAATTGCTGAAGAGGAACTAAATCGAATGTTGGAAAATGACGATACTGAACAAGAGGATATTTTAGAGGTCCAGACTAAAAAGAGACCGAGCGTGAAGCTGCCAAAGTCCATATCTAGCGAacataattttaatgaattggCCAATAAATGTATG TTGACTGCTTCTTTGGAATATTCTAGGGTGAAATCTTCAAAAACAGAGTTGGATACTGAAGTACTCCTACCCCAAAAAACAATCCAGCAAATTATACCAGATGGATTAAGAACAGAAAAATCCTCTCTAGATGCAGaattgatggaaaaatttgagagcTTGATAATTAATCAAGACATAATTATGAATAACCAGAAACTAATTCTGGAAAGAGAAGGTCATTTATCTTATCTAGAAAATATAATGCAACTCCTTGCCAAATTACAAACCAGTATAGATGTTATGGCTAGTCATTCAATTAACAATAACTGTACATGTAACACTGCAActcagaataataataatattgatgatATCTTTTTCGAGCCAATAGACTCTTTAGCGGTACTTGAGAAACTGGAGGCCAAATTGGCTAATAAGAAGGAAATGGAAGACTTAATACAAAAGTTTAGTTATGTATGTGGAAGAAAGGGATGTGGAAATGGAACCAATAACTGCTATATTTTGGTGGACAAAATATTCTCTAGAAAATTCATGACTCTATGTTCTTGGGCTGGAGGTGCTAAAGATCCTGGAAAAGAGAAAAttccattcaaatttttcaaaaatgttatcggaTTATTTTTTCGTGTTGTGAGACTCTCCGATGAAGAttttaccttgaaaaattgcgaAGAGTTTTTCAAGGCTGTCATCAGAAACTCAACGAAAAGGAATGAGAGTAGCATGACACGAACATCAAGGAGCAAAAGGAGGCCCAAAAGTCTTTCTTACAAG ATTAAGAACCCAAAGATTGAAGAAAGTAATGTTATGGAACTAAATGAATTAATCATCAACGAGGAGAACTTTCTAAGTAGTTAT GTTCTGGTTGGAAATGAGGATTCTACAGGAGTAACATTAGAAGAGATGGAACAGGTGAATGGAGAGGATAGTGAAAATGAATGA
- the LOC123671626 gene encoding uncharacterized protein LOC123671626 isoform X2, with amino-acid sequence MQDMFKIVQTIERGLKQLTIVPSGWEYNNQLHWPKLGAEKLIRTANSLPEANWFTMACKLKRNHLFNYEIAEEELNRMLENDDTEQEDILEVQTKKRPSVKLPKSISSEHNFNELANKCMLTASLEYSRVKSSKTELDTEVLLPQKTIQQIIPDGLRTEKSSLDAELMEKFESLIINQDIIMNNQKLILEREGHLSYLENIMQLLAKLQTSIDVMASHSINNNCTCNTATQNNNNIDDIFFEPIDSLAVLEKLEAKLANKKEMEDLIQKFSYVCGRKGCGNGTNNCYILVDKIFSRKFMTLCSWAGGAKDPGKEKIPFKFFKNVIGLFFRVVRLSDEDFTLKNCEEFFKAVIRNSTKRNESSMTRTSRSKRRPKSLSYKVMRELFSWLYFCGELIYE; translated from the exons ATGCAAG ACATGTTCAAGATCGTCCAAACTATCGAAAGGGGCTTGAAACAGCTAACAATTGTTCCTTCGGGATGGGAGTATAATAATCAGCTTCATTGGCCAAAATTAGGGGCTGAGAAGCTGATCAGGACTGCTAATTCCTTACCAGAAGCAAACTGGTTCACAATGGCTTGCAAATTAAAAAGGAACCACTTATTTAACTATGAAATTGCTGAAGAGGAACTAAATCGAATGTTGGAAAATGACGATACTGAACAAGAGGATATTTTAGAGGTCCAGACTAAAAAGAGACCGAGCGTGAAGCTGCCAAAGTCCATATCTAGCGAacataattttaatgaattggCCAATAAATGTATG TTGACTGCTTCTTTGGAATATTCTAGGGTGAAATCTTCAAAAACAGAGTTGGATACTGAAGTACTCCTACCCCAAAAAACAATCCAGCAAATTATACCAGATGGATTAAGAACAGAAAAATCCTCTCTAGATGCAGaattgatggaaaaatttgagagcTTGATAATTAATCAAGACATAATTATGAATAACCAGAAACTAATTCTGGAAAGAGAAGGTCATTTATCTTATCTAGAAAATATAATGCAACTCCTTGCCAAATTACAAACCAGTATAGATGTTATGGCTAGTCATTCAATTAACAATAACTGTACATGTAACACTGCAActcagaataataataatattgatgatATCTTTTTCGAGCCAATAGACTCTTTAGCGGTACTTGAGAAACTGGAGGCCAAATTGGCTAATAAGAAGGAAATGGAAGACTTAATACAAAAGTTTAGTTATGTATGTGGAAGAAAGGGATGTGGAAATGGAACCAATAACTGCTATATTTTGGTGGACAAAATATTCTCTAGAAAATTCATGACTCTATGTTCTTGGGCTGGAGGTGCTAAAGATCCTGGAAAAGAGAAAAttccattcaaatttttcaaaaatgttatcggaTTATTTTTTCGTGTTGTGAGACTCTCCGATGAAGAttttaccttgaaaaattgcgaAGAGTTTTTCAAGGCTGTCATCAGAAACTCAACGAAAAGGAATGAGAGTAGCATGACACGAACATCAAGGAGCAAAAGGAGGCCCAAAAGTCTTTCTTACAAGGTAATGAGAGAACTTTTTTCTTGGCTATATTTTTGTGGAGAACtgatttatgaatga